Proteins found in one Ornithorhynchus anatinus isolate Pmale09 chromosome 8, mOrnAna1.pri.v4, whole genome shotgun sequence genomic segment:
- the LOC114813744 gene encoding putative vomeronasal receptor-like protein 4: MAWRICFLSQTRVGIMGNSLLIPFYLSSLFLGSKPKPTDLIIIHLSLVHTMMLLTRGIIIAGEMMGMHLVQTNVECKLFSFLCRITRGLSICTTCLLSMVQAITLSPSNSYLFKLKVKVPNFTLPVLGIMWIPNMLISTNLLFQMVASHNSTSTDNNCYFVPINTLLQGLIFTSMALRDILSLGLMSCFSGYMVLLLHRHGHQVQHLHSPLQAPEASPERRATKTILLFVSGFMLFYCGDFVHSLFLGTSMKNNAALLNANIFVVSGYATASPFVLLTCNTSHKVSR; the protein is encoded by the coding sequence ATGGCTTGGAGAATCTGTTTCCTCTCCCAAACTAGAGTAGGAATCATGGGtaactccctcctcatccctttctacctctcctcactcttcTTGGGTTCCAAGCCAAAGCCCACAGACCTGATCATCATCCACCTGTCCTTGGtccacaccatgatgcttctaacCAGGGGGATCATCATAGCTGGAGAGATGATGGGGATGCATCTTGTACAGACGAATGTTGAGTGTAAGCTGTTCTCCTTTCTATGCCGCATCACTAGAGGCCTCTcaatctgcaccacctgcctcctgagcatggTCCAGGCGATCACCCTCAGTCCTAGCAATTCCTACTTGTTCAAACTGAAAGTTAAAGTGCCAAACTTCACCCTCCCAGTCTTAGGCATCATGTGGATTCCAAACATGCTGATAAGCACCAACCTCCTGTTCCAAATGGTGGCCTCCCACAATTCAACCAGCACCGATAATAATTGTTACTTTGTGCCTATCAACACACTCCTCCAGGGACTGATTTTCACTTCCATGGCTCTCCGTGACATCTTATCTCTAGGGCTCATGAGCTGCTTCAGTGGCtacatggtccttctccttcACCGACACGGGCACCAAGTCCAGCATCTTCACAGCCCCCTCCAAGCTCCTGAAGCATCACCAGAGAGACGAGCAACCAAGACCATTCTGCTGTTTGTGAGTGGCTTCATGCTCTTCTACTGTGGAGACTTTGTTCATTCCCTGTTTCTAGGGACATCCATGAAGAACAATGCTGCCCTGTTGAATGCTAACATTTTTGTGGTCAGTGGATATGCCACTGCCAGTCCCTTTGTGTTGCTCACCTGCAACACGAGTCATAAAGTTTCTAGGTGA